A stretch of DNA from Vibrio sp. ED004:
ACTAACAGATCACCATTGTCATATTGAGCACCCAAGGAGATGAACTGGCCATCTTGGCTATCTAGCATTGCACCCAATTGACAATACGGGTCTTGTGAGTTTTGGAAATCACAAGAAGGGTTTGACTCAGCAACAAAGTACGAACCACGGAAAGTAAAATCATCAACGTTCCAGTTGGCACTGATACCGAATAGTTTATCCAGTTTAACTTCACCAACAATTGAGTCGTCTTCATCAATAGTACCAATACCGACCACAGGCTGAAGAAGAATGCTTGAATCTTCAAGCTCAATCGGAATCAATAAATCAGCGCCCGTATAGCCCTTTAAAACAATGTTTTCATACAATTCTTGAGAAGGTCTGATCATAGGGTATGCATAACCAAGATCAGTGTAGTCAGAGTAGAAAAACAGAGGTAGACGCAGCTTACCCGCACGGGCAGTAAATGAATCAAAATCATAAGAGGCGTAAGCCATTTCGATTTTTGGCTCATAGTCATAACGGCTGTTTGCAACAACTTGTGTCACGAACTTCGCTCGTTCGTTAACTTGAAAATCAAACTGCAAGCCCGCTAGTGTCTCTTGCTCCCAATCCAATTTTTCATCTGTATAGCCAGCATAACCGATAGCGTTATCTGACTTACCGATACCTACAGAACCAAATCCACTAATACGAAGGTTATCCATATTTGCAGCATTTGCTCCAAACGCCATACTTACTAGGGCAGCAACCACTGTCTTCTTCATAACTAACTCCAATTTGTTATGTTGTTTCTTGTTTTTATGTAATTAACCCAAATTTTGGGCATACTCCCGCCCTCCTTGAGGCATAGCCAGAAAGAGAGAAGGAATGATTCTAGGGGGGCTTAACTCACCTTAAAATGGCCAGTTAATGCTGATATGTTACGAGTAACTTCTTGAATATCATGGGCTACTGCGTCGACTTGTTTAACGCTGCTACTCGTCCCTTCTGCCATTTTTCTGATTTCTTCGACAAAAGTTTCTATACGAGTTGAGGTTTGTTCCTGCTCTTCAGTTGCAGCGGCAATACTTTCATTTCGCTGACTGATTTCAGTGATCTCGGAAGTGATTTTTTGTAGCGAGTTTTCAGCAACCAGTGACTTTTCAACGCAAGTTTCAGCTTTCGTCACGCTATCCGAAATGATCGTAGAGGCTGTTTTAGCTTGTTCTTGTAACTGTAAAAGTACAGATTGGATTTCTTGTGTCGACGTTTGTGTTCTTGATGCTAACGTTCGAACTTCATCAGCAACGACAGCAAAGCCACGACCTTGTTCTCCTGCGCGCGCCGCTTCTATTGCAGCATTAAGTGCCAGTAGGTTTGTTTGCTCAGCAATAGCGCTTATCGCCTCTAAGATAGAGCCGGCACTTTGAGTATTGTCATTCAATTGCTTAACCACTTGTGAAGCATTACCGACATCTTGTGTCAGTTCTTGTACGGCTAAAATGGTACTTTTAACCTGCTGCTCTCCTAGTGTCGCCTGCTCACTGGCACTTGAAGCGGAAGTCGAAGCATCATTCGCGTTCGTTGCGATCTCTCTGGCAGCAACAAACAACTGATTTAATGAGCTAGATACTTCTTCAATAGAAAGATGTTGTTTGGTCGAAAGTTCGTTCGTGACCTGACTAGAGCTCACCAAAGCGTTAGAAATAGTGTCCAATTGAGTGACGTTCTCGATCGTATGCGTCACGTTTTGTTGCAGATGAGAGACAAAACTATTGAATGATTCGACGAGTGGTTTTAGTTCGTCGTTTTTCTCATGTTGTAAGCGAACAGTTAAGTCACCATCGCCTTCCGCAATATCGCGCATCTTGTCACTGATATTGGCTAAGTCTTTGCGTATTCCTTTAACCACAAACCATCCAAAGATGCACATTGCAAGCATGGCTAATGCACCTGAAATACTCATGATTTGGTTAGCTGTTTTATTATTTGATTCTAACTCTTGCACTGCGTTCTCAAACTCTGACTGACGAGCCGACGAAAACTCACTCATCCCTGTAGTAAGCTCTTCTAAGATTGCTGTGCTTTGCTTCGCGAGACGACCTGCTTCACTAAGACTAATTTCTTCGTCGATCATGCCTTGCGCGATGCGATAAGCCAAATCGAAGTATTGATTGGTTTGATTTTGCAGAAGTGCTGATGAACCTTGTAAAGACGGGTCCAATGAAATTTGAATATTGAAGTTACTTTGAATCGCAGCAAGAGTTTGCTTATTCATCTCCAAGATCTCTTCATCACCAAGAGTCACAGCTAAATTAAAGCGTTCTGCTAATTGAGAGATTAAAACACTATTTAACGACGCAGAATTCATGACAGGATAAGTTACTTGGTCAATCCTATTAACCTGCTTGGTATTGTTGGTTAAGGTATCTCCTCCAACAAATAGAATACTAATAAATCCGATTAACGAAACTAAACATAACGCTAGAATTCTATTCTTGATCGATAGTGTAAACATAAGCTTCCTTTGCTAAACAGTACGATGAACCGCACTAATTATTCGAACAATAACAGATCTGACTAGTAGATCAATCTGCCACAGCAAAAATAGTAACAAAAATGTTAATATTATTTATAAAACGTTAAGGCAAGCAAAATTGCCATATAAATCAATGCGTATAAATAACCATTTTATTAAAAGGTCTTTTGTCATCAAAATAACGGCCAATTATTTAAATGGGATTCGGCATATATCGCCCCCACTTTTATTATTAAACAGTGGCTCTCTTTTCATTATTAAATCGATATCAACAAGCCAAATTTCTTCTTACATTCAACTGAGTAATAAATCCATATCGCAGCGTGTTCTACAATTTAATGACTATGTCAGTATTGTGTGAGAAGCCGACAAACCCGAGAACTTCACCGTCTCAATTCGGTCAATCTTAGAGCGAATAAACAGATACCTTAAACGGAGAACGCATGCGAATAGCTACTTTATCTTTAAGTTTGGTTTCAGCGGTCGGTTTCGCGGCTGAGCCAAATCCTTTTCCAATTACGCCAGACGAAACTGGCGAAGAGTTTATGGTAAGTGCAACGAATCCATACGTAAGCAGCACTGGGTATTCGATACTCAAAAAAGGCGGTAATGCAGTCGATGCAATGGTGGCGATGCAGATGACAATGTCGGTGGTTGAACCGGATATGACTGGGATCGGCGGTGGTACTTTTGCGCTGTTTTACCAAAAAGACAAAGATCAATTCCTCGCACTTGATGGACGAGATGAAGCCCCTTCAACTGCTACTCCAGACATGTTCATGGAAAATGGAGAAGCGCTAAGTCGAAACGAGATTTTAGGGGCTCGTTCTGTAGCGGTTCCCGGCACACTTCGTTTGCTCTATAGCACTCATCAACAATACGGAAAACTGCCATGGTCTGAACTTGTTCAACCCGCAATTGAACTGGCAAGCAAGGGCTACGCGATGAACAGCTACACCTACGACATCGTGGTTCGTGAACAAGAACGATTGATTGAAGATCCAGAAATCGAATCCCTGTATTGGAATGGCGACCAAATCAAACCAACTGGCACATTGATGAAAAACCCTAAGCTTGCTGGCACTCTTAGCAACATTGCCCAACAAGGCGATAAGTACCTTTATGGTGGCGAGTTTGGTAAGCACATCGTTGAAACGGTCAACAGCCGTATCGATTCAGACCACGCAAAACTCTCCATTGAAGATTTTGAACAGTACCAAGTCAAACAACGTGAGGTTATTGAAAGCGACTACCGAGGCAACAAGATTGTCTCGTTCGGTTATCCAGCCTCTGGTGGGGTAATGGTTGCTCAAAGCCTTGAGATGTTGGAAGCCTATGACTTAGCCGACATGTCTAAAACCGATGTTGAACCTTGGCGCTTGATGACCGAAGCAATGAGAATCGCAAAGGC
This window harbors:
- a CDS encoding outer membrane beta-barrel protein: MKKTVVAALVSMAFGANAANMDNLRISGFGSVGIGKSDNAIGYAGYTDEKLDWEQETLAGLQFDFQVNERAKFVTQVVANSRYDYEPKIEMAYASYDFDSFTARAGKLRLPLFFYSDYTDLGYAYPMIRPSQELYENIVLKGYTGADLLIPIELEDSSILLQPVVGIGTIDEDDSIVGEVKLDKLFGISANWNVDDFTFRGSYFVAESNPSCDFQNSQDPYCQLGAMLDSQDGQFISLGAQYDNGDLLVNVEAADVQLEGQFYDYQSVSGLVGYRINEFTPYVSVSWVETTDNEERENMTTTAIKESMNYERLSYSVGSRWDFAKNMSLKADVTYVDYRDTSGGFQSNVETTANPYIATGNYLEDSSIVYSARLDFVF
- a CDS encoding methyl-accepting chemotaxis protein; amino-acid sequence: MNSASLNSVLISQLAERFNLAVTLGDEEILEMNKQTLAAIQSNFNIQISLDPSLQGSSALLQNQTNQYFDLAYRIAQGMIDEEISLSEAGRLAKQSTAILEELTTGMSEFSSARQSEFENAVQELESNNKTANQIMSISGALAMLAMCIFGWFVVKGIRKDLANISDKMRDIAEGDGDLTVRLQHEKNDELKPLVESFNSFVSHLQQNVTHTIENVTQLDTISNALVSSSQVTNELSTKQHLSIEEVSSSLNQLFVAAREIATNANDASTSASSASEQATLGEQQVKSTILAVQELTQDVGNASQVVKQLNDNTQSAGSILEAISAIAEQTNLLALNAAIEAARAGEQGRGFAVVADEVRTLASRTQTSTQEIQSVLLQLQEQAKTASTIISDSVTKAETCVEKSLVAENSLQKITSEITEISQRNESIAAATEEQEQTSTRIETFVEEIRKMAEGTSSSVKQVDAVAHDIQEVTRNISALTGHFKVS
- the ggt gene encoding gamma-glutamyltransferase, whose product is MRIATLSLSLVSAVGFAAEPNPFPITPDETGEEFMVSATNPYVSSTGYSILKKGGNAVDAMVAMQMTMSVVEPDMTGIGGGTFALFYQKDKDQFLALDGRDEAPSTATPDMFMENGEALSRNEILGARSVAVPGTLRLLYSTHQQYGKLPWSELVQPAIELASKGYAMNSYTYDIVVREQERLIEDPEIESLYWNGDQIKPTGTLMKNPKLAGTLSNIAQQGDKYLYGGEFGKHIVETVNSRIDSDHAKLSIEDFEQYQVKQREVIESDYRGNKIVSFGYPASGGVMVAQSLEMLEAYDLADMSKTDVEPWRLMTEAMRIAKADRIAFAGDPDYIEAPVAALLDKAYIDERRKLIPESGIAKTNPKAGKLSDTDYAQYQGFESQDTGHISIIDKDGNAIAMTSTVGTGMGSGVMVDGVILNAQMANFSTKPTINGKPTQNAIEAGKRPRSAITPLMVMDKKGDLRLVIGSPGSSQIPGYVLKAVIGVLDWDLSAQEAIDLPNIQYGTKIDRTKPYEPTGLLVEKKTYAEMLVPEFMQLGYPVHVIPVVSGLNAIEVKDGKIYGATDRRRASSSMGE